The genomic region TGTTTTGGATAATTAAAATTCGAATTAGAATTTAGTTTTGAATTTAAACTTAAATAAATAGAATTTATATcttatatttaatttgttttattttaaattcatgtaattatattaaaaaactATTTGAAAAGTAGTTAAGTATTcgtggaataaaataaaaaaaatctatacAATTGGGCATTGAGTGGCCTTGCTTGACAGTTCTAACTATTAACTTACTTTTTAGAAATATCCAACAAATAGTTGTCTAACATAACACAAAAGGACCAAAGCGATAACAGTTGTTGCTCTCAGCCACTTAAATGTTTTTGTGTTTCAAAGAAGACTTAAGACTTGCATTGTCTTGGTCCTCCTCATTGTAATTGAAATTTTTTAAGGTGATAAAGGTTGATCTACAAGTATATGgtccaaatttatttaaaaattttgaataatattaaaatcttctttttcttttgcttGAGATAACCATGGCTCTGTCCTTGGAATTAGATGTGCTTTGATTGAGGTGTTTCCAGAAAAAAGATAAAAGAATAAAAGGTGATAAcaatttattgaaaataaaatattcatccCAATTAAAGCTGACGACTAGTCAAAATCTTCTGTCCCCATTGAAGCTTTCTTATATATTTCCCTGGTTTAGTTAGAAACTTAATCGTTAACCCTCATTGTTGTTCTCCTTCCCTACCCAAAATTTTAGCATGCCCAAATTAAAAGCAAAACTGCCATTGTTGGGTCACCTAATGCCCGATTTTGCTTTATTTGTAATTCTATTCCCTGGTGTTTGTCTTGCTAGGCAACTTATTAACCAAGATTGCGGCTCTACTTTCTGTGGGAATTTGAATATCAGTTTTCCATTCCGATTAAAAAACCAACCTCCCCAGTGTGGTCTCTATGACTTTGAACTTGAGTGTGAGAACAACAATCGCACCACTGTTGTTGCAAGAGAAGGGAAATTCTTTGTCCAACAAATCTTTTATGAAAATTATACAATACAAATGGTCGATACAAGCTTGGACACGGATGATTGCAACTCCCTTCCTCTTAGTTCTCTCTATTATAACTATTATATGTATGTTGTGAATTGTACGGAACCTATAAATTCATCACTTTATATTGAGGCTTCTCGTTGTACCACCAAATCCAATACCTCTTCTTCCCTTCCAACTTCCCATTTCTATTTTTTAGATGCAAAAACTCGTCCATCTGATTTCAATCAAGCTTGCACTATTGAAGCGGAGGCGCCAATTATGGTTGAGAATATAACAGGCATGTCTACGCCGGATATCTACAAGAAACTATTAGAAGGTTTTTGGGTTGAATGGAGTAGATGCCAGTACCAGAGCTGTTATAAACCAGATGTGTTAAAAGAAGTGTAAGTTTGTTCAATAATTTCAATTTGCATTTAGAGTGTGCATCATATTGGAAATTTTAGTTACAACATCTGCCTTTGCTTTTGTATGACCtacctttatttttttcttttattttacgtTACTTTTTTCGCAACTTAGTTGGTAGTACGTAAATATTGCACCGTTGTGGATGAGTTTATTTTTTTCGCAGTCTTTTAATGCtataatgtatattttggattaattaatttaaataaattttgtctcATCTttcattatattaaataattttagttACCTAAATACTCTTATATATACTGTAATACATGTTGCATACTTTTTACAAGCAAATATATGTAAAGAATTgttgtaaattttattttgagtATGTACCACAAAACATAATATAATGTTTTAAATTACCTTCCATTGATTTTTTTTACACAAATTTGGAATTTTCCTTTACACCCCTTTATTAATTTTACTTTGATTTGTTAAATATATAATTCAGATTGTCAAGGTTGAAATTTGCCTTCAGAAACTATATGGACAGCTTTGTACATTTCCTTTCCATGGCCCCATGTCTACTACGATATCAATGATTCTATACCAAGAAGTATGCTTCCCAAAATTCATTAGAATTTAGAAGtgctttgattttaatatttcGCTGCTCTCTTGAAATAATGATATTTCGCTTTTATTCGTGATTTTTTACAGAACTTATATTCTCTGCTTGGCAATAATGTATTGTTAATTTTGGATTTGCAGATTTGCATTTTTTCGATACAAATTCTAGCGCTAGTTAAGAAAGGATATTAGCAATATTCTTGGGGGAAAAAGAATAAGGAGCCTATCATACTATACAAGTTCATATTTAATTTCACTGCAAAACTAAGAAATCTACAGATTCTTTAAGGAGTTTGAATGCTGAAAACAATTTTCTTCTCATATACTGAAAGAATATTTTTTTGTCAAGTAAATAATGATGTTGGAGTTTTGGTTAAGTTTGTGTTCATAATGGTCTTGTTTAGAATTTCCACAGTTGTAAGTTTGGTGAATATTCATATTGCTAAAACATTCAACAAAGTTAGCTCTTCAATCGATCCATTTTTTTGTGTGGTTGTTTTGCATTTTTTGGTGATTATAGACTTCGTTTCATTTAAAAAGATTCAAGGTTATTATATTTGTACTTTGTCCTTCTTCAAGTATATTTGACATGAATATAAAAGTTGAGTATCCTTCATAGACCATGGTGAGGTTAGAATAATTGGTATCCAATTTGAATGATTTACTCCTTTGTGTGTGCAGTTCTAAGTTTGAATTTGTTGAGGTGCACCTGCTAGAATATAAAACATAACATATAATTCGGAATTATTTTTCCGGTTCTCAATGACCTTTCAAAGTTTTTCATTTGGTATAGAAGGGTAAACACAAGGCATCATGTTATTTCTAAATTAATTCCATAAAGAAGTGAAATTAATATGCCCTCTTTTAAGTAGTAGTTAATTATAAAACAAAGATAAAACTATCACATTATATACTATTTCGAGAATGTAAGTTATATATTATTTGATTAATTTCACAAGTACTTGATGTATTACATTGTATTTCTTTAAAGGTGGAATTATCTTTTGAGGTCATTTCTCGGGATAATTTGTTTGTTTGCTCTTGTTACGCATAAATGGAGAAGAAGACATTTATCCATAGATGATACGATCAAGAGTTCCTTCAAAGCCAAAATAATCTGTGCCAATAAGGTATtcctttaatgaaataaaaaaaaatgactaaaaattttaaagataaattaGGTGAAGGGGGTTATGGGTCAGTGTTTAAAGGAAAGCTTCGTAGCGGGCATCATGTGGCAATAAAATTGTTGGGTAAGTCAAAAGGTAATGGCCAAGATTTCATAAATGAAGTTGCTTCTATTGGGAGAATTCATCATGCTAATGTGGCAAAACTTATTGGATTTTGTGTGGAGGGATCAAAGCAAGCTCTGGTATATGACTTCATGTCTAATGGATCTTTAGATAAAATCATATTTACAGAAGAAAATAAGAACACTTTGGGCTGGAAAAAGATGTTTGATATTGTGCTTGGGGTGGCTCAAGGAATTCACTACTTGCATCAAGGATGTGACAtgcaaattttacattttgatatCAAGCCACACAATATTCTTCTTGATGAGAATTTTAATCCAAAAGTTTCTGATTTTGGTCTTGCTAAATTGTATTCAGTAGATGATAGTATTGTCTCTCTCACTGCGGCAAGAGGAACGATAGGATATATTGCTCCTGAATTGGTTTACAAAAATCTTGGAGGCATCTCATACAAAGCCGATGTTTATAGTTTTGGAATGTTATTGATGGAAATGGTTGGAAGGAGAAAGAATGTGAATGCATTTGCTGACCACACTAGTCAAATATATTTTCCATCTTGGATTTATGACCGATTGGATCAAGGAGAGGACTTGGAGTTGGGAGATGTTTCTGAAGATGAAAAAGCAATGGTAAAGAAAATGATAATAATGACCTTTTGGTGTATACAATTACTTCCTTTGATCGTCCTTCAATGAGTAAGGTCTTGAAGATGCTTGAATCGATGTTAAACTCCTTGAGATGCCTCCTAAACCATTCCATCAACTTCCTCTAGAAACATCAATGGAGGTTCATAGCTGTGAGAAGGTCTTGAAGATGCTTGAATCTGATGTTGAACTCCTTAAGATGCCTCTTAAGCCATTCCATCAACTTCCTCTTGAAACATCAATGGAGGTTCATAGTTGTGAGAACTCTAATGATGAGTCAAATATATCATTGGATACTGGTACCATAACAAGTTGAAATATTGTATGAGGTTAGAAACATTTCACTTCATTTTAGATTTATATTATTTTGCCTTATATATTACTttacattaattatataaaataaaataatactatttAATAAACCTGAAATATAAATAAGAAACTAATTTATAAAAGACATTTAAAAagatttaatttgtttatttatcttttgttaataataatatatgaattttaatcgGTGCAAGATTTTATCCGTGTTGAaagtaattaataaaaataatgaacatCATCCAAATCAAAATTAACACAAATTTATCTCAAGGATAAAAATATTCATGGGTCGAAATATACAAAATTAGATTTACCTTAAAAAATTATTGTTCACAAATCATAATCTCCTTTAAAcccttaaataaaaagaaaatacgcCTTTAAACATGCTTTAACCCATATCTTTCTAGTTGTACCACAACAATGGTGCCAATTTAGCCTACAAAGTTAATAATGGTAGAGTTTCATAATCTATATTCCCTCCAGCCATCATACATAGAAAAAAATTCAACTCTTCATCACGGGGAGTACAAGGGATATAGGCAGGGAGAGAACAATGAAACACGAAGAGGCATCCCTTTTTATATCCCAAAATTTTGAGTCTCACACTATCCCTTTGAGAATAAAAGTTATAAATCTGAAATTTTAATCGAAATATCCCTTGACATGAATGAACAAAAAGAAAACGAAGACAGCACCAAACAAACAAACGAAAATGTTCAAAATGGAAATCCTTTACGCAGTATTTTTTTCGATGATTCGGCCAATGGCTTGAGACCTTTGGCATGTTTATAGAACTCCAACAGTTCATTTGCAACATCTTCTGGATGGCATTTAATAAACACATTCAAGAATCGATTTTCCGTCATCCTCAATGCCGTCAACATGATGGATCCTTTAATCTGCGGATCAATCTCCATTTCCTTTAGTTTCCGAGCCCACGATATCCGCGGTTTCAATACGGCTTCGAGGTTGCT from Gossypium arboreum isolate Shixiya-1 chromosome 1, ASM2569848v2, whole genome shotgun sequence harbors:
- the LOC108465568 gene encoding uncharacterized protein LOC108465568, which codes for MPKLKAKLPLLGHLMPDFALFVILFPGVCLARQLINQDCGSTFCGNLNISFPFRLKNQPPQCGLYDFELECENNNRTTVVAREGKFFVQQIFYENYTIQMVDTSLDTDDCNSLPLSSLYYNYYMYVVNCTEPINSSLYIEASRCTTKSNTSSSLPTSHFYFLDAKTRPSDFNQACTIEAEAPIMVENITGMSTPDIYKKLLEGFWVEWSRCQYQSCYKPDVLKEVLSRLKFAFRNYMDSFVHFLSMAPCLLRYQ
- the LOC128279347 gene encoding rust resistance kinase Lr10-like encodes the protein MTKNFKDKLGEGGYGSVFKGKLRSGHHVAIKLLGKSKGNGQDFINEVASIGRIHHANVAKLIGFCVEGSKQALVYDFMSNGSLDKIIFTEENKNTLGWKKMFDIVLGVAQGIHYLHQGCDMQILHFDIKPHNILLDENFNPKVSDFGLAKLYSVDDSIVSLTAARGTIGYIAPELVYKNLGGISYKADVYSFGMLLMEMVGRRKNVNAFADHTSQIYFPSWIYDRLDQGEDLELGDVSEDEKAMVKKMIIMTFWCIQLLPLIVLQ